In Cryptomeria japonica chromosome 10, Sugi_1.0, whole genome shotgun sequence, a genomic segment contains:
- the LOC131079123 gene encoding secoisolariciresinol dehydrogenase-like, whose product MAFSGMRRFEGKVAIVTGGSNGIGAATARKFVAEGAYVYIADIDEEGGVKVCQELHGNASFVKCDVAIETHVKGVVDRAMEEKGRLDIMVNNAGMLHAHGNSITQVSVETWERVMAVNVTGAMLGMKHAARVMIPRNSGSILFNCSVLGLMKTDNASHGYMASKNALLGLMKSGAVELAKVGIRVNAVSSFGIVTKMIEEWLDEVSNGMCPKEVLEDEMQRNATNGRKLTVDDVANAFLFLAADEASYINGHNLIVDGGYSVHGRDIVTFKDPPRH is encoded by the exons ATGGCGTTTTCAGG GATGAGGAGATTCGAAGGCAAAGTGGCCATTGTGACAGGTGGATCAAATGGCATAGGTGCAGCCACGGCAAGGAAATTCGTAGCAGAAGGTGCTTACGTGTACATTGCTGACATCGATGAAGAGGGAGGGGTTAAAGTTTGCCAAGAGCTCCATGGGAATGCTTCATTTGTGAAGTGTGATGTGGCAATAGAGACCCATGTGAAAGGGGTCGTAGATCGGGCGATGGAGGAGAAGGGGCGTCTAGATATCATGGTGAACAATGCGGGTATGTTGCACGCTCATGGTAATTCCATCACACAGGTCTCTGTTGAGACTTGGGAAAGAGTTATGGCTGTGAATGTTACGGGAGCTATGTTAGGAATGAAGCATGCTGCAAGGGTCATGATTCCACGCAACTCTGGTTCCATACTCTTCAATTGCAGTGTTTTGGGACTGATGAAGACTGATAATGCCTCTCATGGTTACATGGCTTCCAAGAATGCTCTCTTGGGTTTGATGAAGAGTGGTGCAGTGGAGTTGGCAAAGGTAGGAATACGTGTGAATGCTGTGTCATCCTTTGGGATTGTGACAAAGATGATTGAGGAGTGGCTTGATGAGGTTTCTAATGGGATGTGCCCTAAGGAGGTCCTTGAGGATGAGATGCAGAGGAATGCTACTAATGGAAGGAAGCTTACTGTTGATGATGTGGCTAATGCTTTCTTGTTTCTAGCCGCTGATGAGGCTTCCTACATCAATGGGCATAATCTTATAGTTGATGGGGGTTATTCTGTTCATGGGCGAGATATTGTGACCTTCAAGGACCCACCTCGTCATTAG
- the LOC131079122 gene encoding secoisolariciresinol dehydrogenase has translation MACSGMRRFEGKVVIVTGGSNGIGAATARKFVAEGAYVYIADIDEEAGVKVCQELHGHASFVKCDVAIETHVKGVVDRAVEEKGRLDIMVNNAGMLHAHGNSITEVSVETWERVMAVNVTGAMLGMKHAARVMVPRNSGSILFNCSVLGLIKTDNASHGYMASKNALLGLMKSGAVELAKVGIRVNAVSSFGIVTKMIEEWLDEVSNGMCPKEVLEDEMQRNATNGRKLTVDDVANAFLFLASNEASYINGHNLIVDGGFSVHGRDIVTFKDPPRH, from the exons ATGGCTTGCTCAGG GATGAGGAGATTTGAAGGCAAAGTAGTAATAGTGACAGGTGGATCAAATGGCATAGGTGCAGCCACCGCAAGGAAATTTGTGGCAGAAGGTGCTTATGTGTACATTGCTGACATCGATGAAGAGGCAGGGGTTAAAGTTTGCCAAGAGCTCCATGGGCATGCCTCATTTGTGAAGTGCGATGTGGCAATAGAGACCCATGTGAAAGGGGTCGTAGATCGAGCAGTGGAGGAGAAGGGGCGTCTAGATATCATGGTGAACAATGCGGGTATGTTGCATGCTCATGGTAATTCCATCACAGAGGTCTCAGTTGAGACTTGGGAAAGAGTGATGGCAGTGAATGTTACGGGGGCTATGTTAGGAATGAAGCATGCTGCAAGGGTCATGGTTCCACGCAATTCTGGTTCCATACTCTTCAATTGCAGTGTTTTGGGACTGATTAAGACTGATAATGCCTCTCATGGTTACATGGCTTCCAAGAATGCTCTGTTGGGTTTGATGAAGAGCGGTGCAGTTGAGTTGGCAAAGGTAGGAATACGTGTGAATGCCGTTTCATCCTTTGGGATTGTGACAAAGATGATTGAGGAATGGCTTGATGAGGTGTCTAATGGGATGTGCCCTAAGGAGGTCCTTGAGGATGAGATGCAGAGGAATGCTACTAATGGAAGGAAGCTTACTGTTGATGATGTGGCCAATGCTTTCTTGTTTCTAGCATCTAATGAGGCTTCCTACATCAATGGACATAATCTTATAGTCGATGGGGGTTTTTCTGTTCATGGGCGAGATATTGTAACCTTCAAAGATCCGCCTCGTCATTAG